From Alloacidobacterium dinghuense:
TTTTACCCAGTCCATGACCGGATTCAATTCCTGGTCCGTATAAGTAACTTCCTGTGAACCCAGGAACTGCTTGAATTCATTCAGGACATTGTCATCCACCTGGAAATCCTTAGTGACCGTACGATTGGCCAGGTAGTGCTTGGCAAAATCGAAGAAGGCATAATGCGCGAGCAGCTCTTCCTGAATGTGAGTGGATTTTGGCGTGTCGATCTTGTAGTCCGGAGTGATGCCGCCGCCGCCATAGACTGTGCGGCCTGAATCGGTCAGCTTGACTTCGCGATCCTTGTTCTCCTGCGGCTGGTCGTGGTTGTAGTAGTAGTCATAGAGCGAAACGCCACTGTAGTTGCGTTGGATCAGGCGTCCGCTCGGCGTGTAGTAGTGATAGGTCGTAAGGGCGAGGCCGGTATTGTCCGAAAGCTGATAAACCGTCTGCACCAGACCCTTGCCAAAGGTGGTTTCGCCGACAACGATGGCGCGGTCGTGGTCCTGCAAGGCGCCGCTTACAATCTCAGCTGCCGATGCCGTTCCGTGATTTACAAGAACAACGATCGGGTAAGTTTTGCCGCTATTACCGTGCATGGCATGGTAGGTCTGTTCCGGGAAGGCGCGTCCGCGTTGGGAAACAATGACCTGGCCCTTCTTCAGGAACTTGTCGCAGGTAGAAACCGCTTCCGTTAGCAAGCCGCCGGGGTTGCCGCGCAGATCAAGAATGAGGCCTTTCATATCCGGACCGAAGGAGTCGAGCGCATCCGCCACTTCGCGGCCGGTCGCTTCCTGGAACTGGGTGATGTGGATGTAGCCGATACCCGGGCGAATCTCTTCCTTAAGATCAATACTCGGGTGCGGAATCTCGTCGCGAACTAGGTCAAAGGCTAGCGCCGCCGCCGCGCCTTCACGAGAAACCGTCAGGTGAACATGCGTGCCTTTCGGGCCCTTCAGCATGTTTGCAACTTCTTCGGAATTCAGATTGTCGGTGGTTTTTCCGTCGACGGAGATGATCACGTCGCCCGGACGGAC
This genomic window contains:
- a CDS encoding S41 family peptidase; protein product: MPSRTRRTVFSLVVFFSACGIAGMIVSQKVGAQSSSDESQFRDSLKSFTSVYDVVSQNYAEPLDGDKPDKAIYDGAIPGMLRVLDPHSNFYDPKAYAKMREDQHGKYYGVGMTIQPQSVGGVQRIVVLYPYEGTPSYKAGVRPGDVIISVDGKTTDNLNSEEVANMLKGPKGTHVHLTVSREGAAAALAFDLVRDEIPHPSIDLKEEIRPGIGYIHITQFQEATGREVADALDSFGPDMKGLILDLRGNPGGLLTEAVSTCDKFLKKGQVIVSQRGRAFPEQTYHAMHGNSGKTYPIVVLVNHGTASAAEIVSGALQDHDRAIVVGETTFGKGLVQTVYQLSDNTGLALTTYHYYTPSGRLIQRNYSGVSLYDYYYNHDQPQENKDREVKLTDSGRTVYGGGGITPDYKIDTPKSTHIQEELLAHYAFFDFAKHYLANRTVTKDFQVDDNVLNEFKQFLGSQEVTYTDQELNPVMDWVKANIKAEIFTTQFGQVEGLKVRAAWDPMVNQALTFMPQANTLEQTAEKADQQKTTTAKNVPASPATE